The stretch of DNA TGGCAAAGTGAGTCAATATCAGGTGACGCTCGACGTCGGCTTTCGTTACCTCAGCGGTGAGGAACTGCGTGCCTGGGCAGAGAACTAGTCGTTCGCTTTCAACCCATAATCGTCCCATAGACATAAGAGGAGAACGTTATGCAGGAAAAGACGTATAAGTTGATCGAAATCGTCGGTGTATCGTCAACCTCAATCGAAGATGCGGTACAGACTGCCATTGGTCGTGCCAGTCAGTCTTTGAAAAATCTCGACTGGTTCGAAATCGTCGAAGCGCGCGGGGCAATCCAGAACGGCAAAGTGAGTGAGTTCCAAGTAAAGTTGAAGGTTGGCTTCCGTTTGATGTCGTAGCACTCCATTAATGGAGTTTTTCAGGAGAACGAAAGGAACGTCATTCCCGCGCAGGCGGGAATCCAGGAGCATACAACACTGCCCTCTGGTTATGACTTCTGAATTCCGGGTCTCGCGCTGCTCGCCCGGAGTGACACCTTTCCATCCTTCAGCGTCATTGAAATGAACTACAAGTAACCCTCTATCCAAGGAGCCGCTGCATGATCCATGAAGTCACAGGCGACATCTTACTCACCAAAGCTCACGCCCTTGCACACGGCATTGCCCCCAATGATCCCTTTGACCAAGGGCTAGCACGGGCATTACGCGAACAGTGGCCAGCATTGCATAAGGATTATCATCACTATGCGAATCAAACCCATCCTAAACCTGGAGAAATCTGGACGTGGGGAACATCAGGAAAACGCATCTTCACCTTACTGACCCAGGAGGGTGGGTTTGAGCATGGTGCACGTCCTGGACGTGCAACAGTCGAGAACGTCAACCATTGTCTCCGTCGTTTACGACA from Deltaproteobacteria bacterium encodes:
- a CDS encoding dodecin domain-containing protein; translated protein: MQEKTYKLIEIVGVSSTSIEDAVQTAIGRASQSLKNLDWFEIVEARGAIQNGKVSEFQVKLKVGFRLMS
- a CDS encoding macro domain-containing protein, which encodes MIHEVTGDILLTKAHALAHGIAPNDPFDQGLARALREQWPALHKDYHHYANQTHPKPGEIWTWGTSGKRIFTLLTQEGGFEHGARPGRATVENVNHCLRRLRHEVEKEQITSLALPRLATGVGRLAWEAVKPLIDRHLGDLKIPVLVYTNYRPGVQAVEAGV